In Hwangdonia lutea, a single window of DNA contains:
- a CDS encoding RagB/SusD family nutrient uptake outer membrane protein — protein sequence MKKSYKHIFILGLILVGFTACSEDFLERAPLSDVTPEFYLKSEADLAAYAISNYSFPSHAGWNAGTFTYDNGTDNQASTSASNLWVPGQYRVGTNGGAWNFDRIRTLNYFLDVVIPRYEAGEISGNETYIKHYIGEIYFLRAYEYFNKLKSVGDFPIIKNLLPDVKEELIIASQRRPRNEVARFILSDLDKAIDMLTNIDPNKNRISPMVAQLFKSRVALYEGTWLNYHKGTAHVPGGPGWPGANKDYLSGFSINIDSEIDFFLTEAMNAAEVVASSVNLTPNNGDTEGTDVFNNPYYAMFGDLDMSSYSEVLLWRDYDEALVSHHTMHYLKNGANTGYTKGYVDSYLMKNGLPIYAGGSGYNGDDYIADVLDDRDDRLRLFTKEPGDVITYINGETFEEVPGLLEISEIRAVTGYSVRKGIYPDANMLDGANPTVTGSIVFRASEAYLNYIEADYVKNGSLDGNSASYWGQLRTRAGLPADYNITIAATDLSQENDWAKYSQGELVDPTLYNIRRERRSEFIAEGMRLDDLKRWRALDQVSNYVIEGFKVWGPMKAWYENPDGSSQLRAEPDASPNVSPESNSMYIRPYQIVQANNNFYNGYNWNPAHYLSPIAFNHFLITSEGGDANNSVIYQNPGWLIEAGTAAQ from the coding sequence ATGAAAAAATCATATAAACATATTTTTATTTTAGGTCTTATTTTGGTCGGTTTTACCGCCTGTAGTGAAGACTTCTTAGAGAGAGCACCTCTTTCTGATGTAACACCAGAATTTTATTTAAAATCCGAAGCAGATTTAGCAGCATACGCCATTTCAAATTACTCATTCCCTTCGCATGCGGGATGGAATGCAGGTACTTTTACTTATGATAACGGTACAGACAACCAAGCCAGTACCAGCGCTAGTAACCTTTGGGTTCCTGGGCAGTATAGAGTAGGAACAAATGGAGGCGCTTGGAATTTTGATCGAATCCGTACTTTAAACTACTTTTTAGATGTTGTTATACCAAGATATGAAGCAGGTGAAATAAGCGGAAACGAAACCTATATTAAGCATTATATTGGCGAGATATACTTCCTAAGAGCTTATGAGTACTTTAATAAGCTAAAAAGCGTTGGCGATTTTCCAATTATTAAAAACCTATTGCCAGATGTTAAGGAAGAGTTGATTATAGCATCACAAAGGCGTCCAAGAAATGAAGTAGCCCGTTTTATTTTATCCGATTTGGATAAAGCTATTGATATGTTAACCAATATAGATCCTAACAAAAACAGGATAAGCCCTATGGTGGCTCAGCTTTTTAAATCTCGTGTTGCTTTATACGAAGGTACTTGGTTAAACTATCATAAAGGAACTGCCCATGTACCAGGTGGCCCAGGTTGGCCTGGAGCAAATAAAGACTATTTGTCTGGCTTTAGCATTAATATTGATAGTGAGATAGATTTCTTTTTAACAGAAGCTATGAATGCCGCCGAGGTGGTTGCCAGCAGTGTTAATTTAACACCAAATAATGGAGACACCGAAGGTACCGATGTGTTTAACAATCCGTATTACGCCATGTTTGGAGACCTAGATATGTCTAGTTATTCAGAGGTGTTGTTGTGGAGAGATTATGATGAAGCCTTAGTGTCTCACCACACCATGCATTACTTAAAAAATGGTGCAAATACAGGATATACCAAAGGTTATGTAGATAGCTATTTAATGAAGAATGGCTTACCTATTTATGCAGGTGGCTCGGGTTACAATGGTGATGATTACATTGCTGATGTATTAGATGATAGAGATGACAGATTACGCCTGTTTACCAAAGAACCTGGTGATGTTATTACTTACATTAATGGTGAAACCTTTGAGGAAGTACCAGGCTTGTTAGAAATTTCTGAGATTAGAGCAGTAACAGGCTATTCTGTTAGAAAGGGGATATATCCTGATGCCAATATGTTAGATGGTGCAAATCCTACCGTTACTGGGTCTATTGTGTTTAGAGCTTCAGAAGCTTACCTAAACTATATAGAAGCCGATTACGTAAAAAACGGAAGTTTAGATGGTAACTCTGCAAGCTACTGGGGGCAATTAAGAACCAGAGCTGGACTTCCTGCAGATTATAACATAACCATAGCGGCAACCGATTTGTCTCAAGAAAACGATTGGGCTAAATATTCGCAAGGCGAACTTGTAGATCCAACACTTTACAATATCAGAAGAGAGCGTCGATCGGAATTTATTGCGGAAGGCATGCGTTTAGACGACTTAAAGCGATGGAGAGCTTTGGACCAAGTGTCTAACTACGTTATAGAAGGCTTTAAAGTTTGGGGACCAATGAAAGCGTGGTATGAGAATCCTGATGGCAGTTCGCAATTAAGAGCTGAACCGGACGCAAGCCCAAATGTATCACCAGAATCAAATAGCATGTATATCAGACCTTATCAAATTGTTCAAGCCAATAACAATTTCTATAACGGTTATAATTGGAATCCTGCGCATTACCTAAGCCCTATTGCCTTTAATCACTTTTTAATTACTAGTGAAGGTGGAGACGCCAACAATTCGGTTATCTATCAAAACCCTGGTTGGTTAATTGAGGCAGGTACAGCAGCACAATAA
- a CDS encoding SusC/RagA family TonB-linked outer membrane protein, which yields MKKINFFISFFLLLSTMSLMAQEKVISGTVTDENNAPLPGANVVVKGTTTGTQTDFDGNYTLSVQIGDVLVFSYIGMKTKEHAVTANDSKIAIVLVEDAALLDEVVVVGFGTKKKVNLTGSVSVVDGDALENRPVTNVAAALQGTVAGMNFSVNNSGGELNNAVSFNIRGSGTIGSGSSGAPLILIDGMEGNMNTLNPQDIESISVLKDAASSSIYGSRAPFGVILITTKSGKDGKITINYNNNFRLTSPLLQPNMLDSESFATYWNEAAANAGQSPKFSEEVLQKIRDYRSGNLPYETDWNSSNNNWNMYPNGFSDNNWFDIFYKDSAASQEHNLSLNGGTEKVNYYFSANFLDQEGLLNFGNDQYDRYTINSKIASKISDKINLTYLSRLTRIDYERSSYQSGLFFHNIARRWPTMPFKDPNGNYVYGNEIAHLENGRNKDQNDEFVQQLNVQFTPVENWNIYANLNYKISNSFNHNEFLPIYRYDEDGVAHAAALQYVLWSPGASRIYESAYKTNYFSPNVYTDYTLTINEDHEFKVMAGYQSELTKTRNLGVNRDDVITPSLPTINTATGDTRGYGAYQHWAIQGYFGRLNYSYKDRYLLEVNGRYDGSSRFLDDKRWQFFPSFSAGWNISNENFYKDSKLSEHVNFLKLRGSYGELGNQNTNNWYPFYPSMGIGVNNGGWLVNGSRPNTAYPPGLVSTLLTWERVTSWNVGLDLRAFNSRLGVGLDIYNRTTFDMVGPAPELPGVLGASPPRINNTDMESKGFDLELSWRDTFNDFSYGAKFILSDTRQFVTSYPNETGNLGQWYNGREFGEIWGYTTHGIAKSDTEMNDWLATHNQDRMGSNWAAGDIMYQNLDDDPAINNGSFTLDDHGDLSVIGNSQARYSYSIDLDANYKGFDFRAFFQGVGKRDVAVGGPYFSGANSNMWQSAGFTQHLDYFRPEDTTSPFGPNTDAYYPRPLFDSGWKNFHTQTRWLQNGAYLRLKNVQLGYTIPADVTEKVNISRMRLYLSGENLLTFTKMSDIFDPETTGGAWGNGKIYPLSKVFSVGLSLTF from the coding sequence ATGAAGAAAATTAACTTTTTTATTAGTTTCTTCTTGTTATTGAGCACTATGAGCTTAATGGCACAAGAAAAAGTGATTAGTGGAACTGTTACCGATGAAAACAATGCGCCTCTACCCGGGGCAAACGTTGTTGTTAAAGGCACAACTACAGGAACACAAACAGATTTTGATGGTAATTATACCTTAAGTGTTCAAATAGGCGACGTGCTTGTTTTTTCTTATATAGGTATGAAAACTAAAGAACACGCCGTAACGGCAAACGATTCTAAAATCGCAATAGTATTGGTAGAGGATGCCGCTTTATTAGATGAAGTCGTGGTCGTAGGATTTGGTACAAAGAAAAAAGTTAACCTAACCGGATCGGTTTCCGTGGTTGATGGCGATGCTCTAGAAAACAGACCGGTAACAAACGTTGCTGCAGCTTTACAAGGAACCGTAGCAGGTATGAATTTTTCTGTAAACAATAGTGGTGGTGAGCTTAATAATGCCGTTAGCTTTAATATTAGAGGTTCTGGTACTATTGGTTCTGGTTCTTCTGGAGCTCCATTAATATTAATTGATGGTATGGAAGGTAATATGAACACCTTAAATCCACAAGATATAGAAAGTATCTCTGTGCTTAAGGATGCCGCTTCTTCTTCTATTTATGGTTCTAGAGCACCTTTTGGGGTTATACTTATTACCACTAAATCTGGAAAAGACGGTAAGATTACTATTAATTATAACAATAACTTTAGGTTAACAAGTCCACTGTTACAACCAAACATGTTGGATTCAGAATCTTTTGCAACCTATTGGAATGAGGCAGCCGCTAATGCTGGCCAATCTCCAAAATTTTCTGAGGAGGTATTGCAAAAAATTAGAGATTATCGATCAGGAAATTTACCTTATGAAACCGATTGGAATAGCTCCAATAACAATTGGAATATGTATCCTAATGGGTTTTCAGATAACAATTGGTTCGATATATTTTATAAAGATTCAGCAGCCTCTCAAGAGCATAACCTTAGTTTAAACGGAGGTACAGAAAAAGTAAATTACTATTTCTCTGCCAATTTTTTAGATCAGGAGGGCTTACTTAATTTTGGTAACGACCAATACGATAGGTATACTATAAATTCTAAAATAGCCTCTAAAATATCTGATAAAATAAATTTAACCTATTTGAGTAGGTTAACAAGAATTGATTACGAAAGATCGTCTTACCAAAGCGGTTTGTTTTTCCATAATATCGCAAGAAGATGGCCTACAATGCCATTTAAAGACCCGAATGGAAACTATGTGTATGGTAACGAAATTGCACATTTGGAAAACGGTAGAAACAAAGACCAAAATGATGAATTCGTTCAACAATTAAATGTTCAATTTACACCAGTAGAAAATTGGAACATCTATGCGAATCTGAATTATAAAATAAGCAATTCTTTTAACCATAACGAGTTTTTACCAATCTATAGGTACGATGAAGATGGTGTTGCCCATGCTGCTGCATTACAATATGTGTTATGGTCTCCAGGTGCTTCAAGAATTTACGAGAGCGCCTATAAGACTAACTATTTTAGCCCTAACGTATACACAGATTATACTTTAACTATAAATGAAGATCATGAGTTTAAAGTAATGGCTGGTTATCAATCAGAATTAACAAAAACACGTAACCTAGGCGTAAATAGAGATGATGTAATTACACCTAGTTTACCAACTATCAATACGGCTACGGGAGACACCAGAGGTTACGGTGCTTATCAACATTGGGCCATACAAGGTTATTTTGGCCGATTAAATTACTCATACAAGGACAGGTATTTATTAGAAGTTAATGGTAGATATGATGGGTCTTCACGTTTCTTAGACGATAAAAGATGGCAGTTTTTCCCTTCTTTCTCGGCAGGTTGGAATATTTCTAACGAGAACTTCTACAAAGACAGTAAGTTATCAGAACATGTTAACTTTTTAAAACTAAGAGGATCTTACGGTGAACTAGGAAATCAAAACACCAATAATTGGTATCCATTTTACCCGAGTATGGGCATTGGTGTAAATAATGGTGGTTGGTTAGTAAACGGATCAAGACCAAACACAGCATATCCTCCAGGACTTGTGAGCACATTGTTAACTTGGGAAAGAGTGACCTCTTGGAATGTTGGTTTAGACCTGCGTGCCTTTAACAGCCGATTGGGTGTTGGTTTAGATATTTATAACAGAACCACTTTTGATATGGTTGGGCCCGCACCAGAATTACCAGGAGTTTTGGGTGCTAGTCCACCAAGAATTAACAATACCGACATGGAATCAAAAGGATTCGATTTAGAGCTAAGTTGGAGAGATACATTCAACGATTTTTCTTATGGCGCTAAATTTATTTTATCAGACACCAGACAATTTGTAACCTCTTATCCAAACGAAACAGGTAATTTAGGACAATGGTACAATGGTAGGGAATTTGGTGAAATTTGGGGATACACTACACATGGCATTGCAAAGTCGGATACCGAAATGAACGATTGGTTGGCTACGCATAATCAAGACAGAATGGGATCTAACTGGGCTGCAGGAGATATTATGTACCAAAACCTAGATGACGACCCTGCCATTAACAATGGGTCTTTCACACTGGACGATCATGGCGATTTATCTGTTATTGGTAATAGCCAAGCCAGATATAGCTATAGTATCGATTTAGATGCAAACTATAAAGGATTTGATTTTAGAGCATTTTTCCAAGGTGTTGGAAAGCGTGATGTAGCTGTTGGAGGTCCTTACTTTTCTGGGGCTAATTCAAATATGTGGCAATCTGCTGGGTTTACACAGCACTTAGATTATTTTAGACCCGAAGACACTACAAGTCCATTTGGTCCAAATACAGACGCTTACTATCCACGACCACTTTTCGATTCGGGATGGAAAAACTTTCATACCCAAACAAGATGGTTGCAAAACGGTGCGTATTTAAGACTAAAGAATGTTCAATTGGGTTACACCATACCAGCAGACGTTACAGAAAAAGTAAACATTTCTAGAATGAGATTGTACTTATCTGGAGAAAACTTACTAACGTTTACAAAAATGAGTGATATTTTTGATCCTGAAACTACAGGTGGCGCCTGGGGGAATGGTAAAATATATCCACTGTCCAAAGTGTTTTCAGTTGGTCTTAGTTTAACTTTTTAA
- a CDS encoding ligand-binding sensor domain-containing protein has translation MRISILLCFFTLFTIVSIKLYAQNVSLQFQSITFEDGISDSRINHVLQDKEGFLWFATRLGIDSYNGQTIKTYQFLQEKQAEINTIIEGKEGHIWAATTKGLYFLNTEKDNFELFKSQDSFLNTQLESNIHSIIQLQNGRFLCSSASGNIFSMAIKDNGNNTNHIIFNFDGGSYSNYATTLFQDTNGVIWMGTSQGHLWVYNESEFVSSGFSKFNNTAYINDITSDSDGNLWIATNGNGLFSYNIDLEQAKHYKKTNTQNSKSINNNMVLSLYADKNDNIWIGTDGGGLNLYKKAKNKFHYFQSDGYNEFSISDNAILDISPGEDNVIWTGTVHGGASYFKNNINLYNVPPTKLGMDHRDKQDSRILEAKNGDLWITAGRNGLRRFNPLTHKVTVFKDDPNDDNDLSGNNILSLYEDGLGRIWIGTLYGGLNIFDPKTNQFLKAEKRSSLKAIFAIEKDGKDNIWVGSNSGITVYDSHLNILNTYSVNSKLGLSSNVITCLYRDIKDDMWVGTATGLNVFKQGKFTSYLPIKGDKTSLSGSRILSIAEDDDLSILVGTYGYGLNRYVRSADNFIRIDKENGLDATFIRGILLDDEKNIWCSTNLGLSKISPDGIVQNFDSHDGIQPFNNNKAEFGSDGFIYMAGNFGLTYFKAKDLKHNYSKNPNVFFTSISLINENGIEQVLFKNNLENNKLTLPKDNVVFTVGFATSNYWDPEKITYAYKLEGLHEQWQTVGNHQTIYFSNLNPGDYTLNVKAINNAGNESSHIASLNISALPSFWEKIWVKTLMFLFFIAIVIGFFKWRVLAIKRQKQKLEHRVNQKTRLVEEQNKKIYQNNLDLLNAEKANQELKQKQLENELNFKTDELTNRTLREIHKNNLLDKIRNDISKVAKQNEDSERLKSIVNVIDDTLNLDKDWDDFYSLFQQVQPTFISNIKKVCPNITDRDVRLCALIRLNFSSQHIATLFGISESSIKVARHRLRKKLKIEENQSFQEFFDNLIAKTVT, from the coding sequence ATGCGCATATCAATTCTACTTTGTTTTTTCACTCTTTTTACTATTGTTTCTATAAAATTATACGCACAAAATGTAAGCCTGCAATTTCAGAGTATTACTTTTGAAGATGGTATTTCTGATAGTAGAATAAACCATGTTTTACAGGATAAAGAAGGTTTTTTGTGGTTTGCTACCCGGTTAGGCATAGACAGTTATAATGGCCAAACCATAAAGACCTATCAATTTTTGCAAGAAAAACAAGCAGAGATTAACACCATTATAGAGGGTAAAGAAGGACATATTTGGGCCGCTACAACGAAAGGATTGTATTTTTTAAATACTGAAAAAGACAATTTTGAATTATTCAAATCTCAAGATTCATTTTTAAACACACAATTAGAGTCAAACATCCACAGCATCATTCAATTACAAAATGGAAGGTTTTTATGCAGTTCGGCATCAGGAAATATCTTTAGTATGGCTATTAAAGACAATGGCAACAACACCAACCATATAATTTTTAATTTCGATGGAGGCTCTTATAGCAATTATGCTACCACATTATTCCAAGACACAAATGGTGTTATTTGGATGGGCACTAGCCAAGGCCATTTATGGGTTTATAACGAATCTGAATTTGTGTCCTCAGGTTTTTCCAAGTTTAATAATACCGCTTATATAAACGATATAACTTCGGATAGCGATGGAAATCTTTGGATTGCTACCAACGGAAATGGACTTTTTAGTTATAATATTGATTTAGAACAAGCCAAGCACTACAAAAAGACCAACACCCAAAATTCCAAAAGCATTAACAACAATATGGTCTTGAGCCTTTACGCCGATAAAAATGATAATATATGGATTGGCACTGATGGAGGCGGGCTTAATCTTTACAAAAAGGCAAAAAACAAATTCCACTATTTTCAAAGTGATGGTTACAACGAGTTTTCAATTTCAGACAATGCCATTTTAGATATAAGCCCTGGTGAAGATAATGTTATTTGGACCGGTACGGTTCATGGTGGTGCGAGCTATTTTAAAAACAATATTAACTTATACAATGTACCGCCCACTAAACTGGGCATGGACCATAGAGACAAACAAGACTCAAGGATACTAGAGGCTAAAAATGGCGACCTTTGGATAACAGCCGGTAGAAATGGCTTAAGACGATTTAACCCTTTAACGCATAAAGTTACAGTTTTTAAAGATGATCCAAATGATGATAATGATTTAAGCGGAAACAATATACTCTCGTTATACGAAGATGGTCTAGGGCGTATTTGGATAGGCACATTGTACGGTGGTTTAAATATTTTCGACCCAAAAACCAACCAGTTTCTTAAAGCAGAAAAACGGTCCAGTTTAAAAGCCATTTTTGCAATAGAAAAAGATGGAAAGGACAATATTTGGGTCGGTAGTAACTCAGGAATTACCGTTTACGATTCTCATTTGAACATATTGAATACTTATTCGGTAAATTCAAAATTAGGCCTTAGCAGCAATGTTATTACCTGCTTGTATAGAGATATAAAAGACGATATGTGGGTGGGTACCGCAACGGGACTTAATGTTTTTAAGCAAGGTAAGTTTACATCATATTTACCAATTAAAGGAGACAAAACTTCATTAAGTGGAAGTCGTATTTTGTCTATCGCTGAGGACGACGACCTCTCAATTCTAGTTGGAACCTATGGTTATGGCCTAAACCGTTACGTAAGAAGCGCCGATAACTTTATAAGAATAGATAAAGAAAATGGGCTTGATGCGACTTTTATACGAGGTATTTTATTAGATGATGAAAAAAACATATGGTGTAGCACCAATTTAGGATTGAGTAAAATTAGTCCCGATGGTATCGTTCAAAACTTTGATAGCCATGATGGAATTCAGCCTTTTAACAACAACAAGGCCGAATTTGGAAGTGATGGTTTTATATATATGGCTGGTAATTTTGGCCTTACTTATTTTAAAGCTAAAGATTTAAAACACAACTATTCAAAAAACCCAAACGTTTTTTTTACAAGCATATCACTAATTAATGAGAATGGCATAGAACAAGTGCTTTTTAAAAACAATTTAGAAAACAACAAACTTACTTTGCCTAAGGACAATGTCGTGTTTACCGTAGGTTTTGCCACTTCCAATTATTGGGATCCCGAAAAAATTACATACGCGTACAAATTAGAAGGACTGCACGAACAATGGCAAACCGTTGGTAATCATCAAACAATTTATTTTTCTAATTTAAATCCGGGCGATTACACCCTTAATGTAAAAGCTATTAACAATGCTGGAAATGAAAGCTCACATATCGCCTCTTTAAATATTTCGGCATTGCCGTCTTTTTGGGAAAAAATCTGGGTAAAAACCCTCATGTTTTTATTTTTTATAGCCATTGTAATTGGGTTTTTCAAGTGGCGGGTATTAGCCATAAAAAGACAAAAACAAAAACTTGAACATCGCGTAAATCAAAAAACCAGATTAGTAGAAGAGCAAAACAAAAAAATATATCAAAACAATTTAGATTTGCTTAACGCGGAAAAGGCGAATCAGGAGTTAAAGCAAAAACAACTTGAAAATGAACTTAACTTTAAAACTGATGAGCTTACCAACCGTACTTTAAGAGAAATCCATAAAAATAATTTACTCGATAAAATAAGAAATGACATTTCTAAAGTGGCAAAACAAAATGAGGATAGCGAAAGGCTAAAATCTATAGTAAACGTCATAGACGACACTTTAAATCTGGATAAAGATTGGGATGATTTTTACAGTTTATTTCAGCAAGTACAGCCTACGTTTATTTCCAATATAAAAAAGGTGTGCCCAAACATTACCGATAGAGATGTAAGGCTCTGTGCCTTAATACGCTTAAATTTCTCATCGCAGCATATTGCAACCCTTTTTGGTATATCAGAGAGCTCAATTAAAGTCGCTAGACACCGTTTGAGAAAAAAACTGAAAATTGAAGAAAACCAGAGCTTTCAGGAGTTTTTTGATAATTTGATAGCTAAAACGGTAACCTAA